In Oligoflexia bacterium, one DNA window encodes the following:
- a CDS encoding EVE domain-containing protein yields MNYWILKSEPETYSFQDLIKDKKACWDGVRNYQARNNLRKAAVGDLAIIYHSGDDRAAVGIAKVSRAAYQDAKTKDDWSAIDLVPVKEFKTPVSLAQMKADKVLKVMSLVKQSRLSVCPLNEIEYKRLLVLGF; encoded by the coding sequence ATGAATTATTGGATATTAAAATCAGAACCTGAAACGTATTCATTTCAAGATTTAATAAAAGATAAAAAAGCATGTTGGGATGGTGTTCGAAACTATCAAGCTCGTAATAATTTAAGAAAAGCTGCAGTCGGGGATCTTGCCATCATTTATCACAGTGGTGATGACCGCGCAGCAGTCGGTATTGCTAAAGTAAGTCGAGCAGCATATCAAGATGCCAAAACAAAAGACGACTGGTCAGCAATTGATCTAGTGCCTGTAAAAGAATTTAAAACCCCTGTGAGTTTGGCGCAGATGAAGGCTGATAAAGTTTTAAAAGTGATGTCTTTGGTAAAACAATCACGGCTTTCGGTGTGTCCACTCAATGAGATTGAATATAAGCGATTATTAGTGTTAGGTTTTTAA